The Cognaticolwellia beringensis genome segment CTTCTTTTGTTATCTTTGCCCAAGAAAATTCCAGTATTAAAGAAATTAATTTCTTTGCCAAAGCCGTCGGCGATTTAACGGTGGTAGAAAAAAGTAATGGCTATATTCAAATGAGCTTTCCAAATAAACTACCTGAAATAGTTCAAGATATTCCTGCTGCTTTACTCAATGGCTTATCGATAACACCAGCACATGTTTTATTGAATAACCAAGCATATTTTGCTGTCTACGAACACGAAAACGAGGTACTGAACGTTGAGCAAAACAGTGAGTTAATAAAGCAACTTGCCCCTTATGATGTTGTGGTGACGGCCCCAGCAAGTGAATATGACTTTATATCTCGTTATTTTTGGCCTGCAAACGGTGGAGAGGAAGACCCAGTAACGGGCTCTATTCACGCAGGATTAGCACCGTATTGGGCTGAAAAACTCAATAAACATGAACTTGTTGCTTACCAAGCTTCTAAACGAGGTGGTAAATTAATGTGCTGTGTTGAAGGTGATAAGGTGTATATTTCTGGCAAAGCTATTCAGTATCTAGCAGGTACAATACAGGTTTAGTTGCCTATACCGGCTTTATTGCTTTAGTTATATTAGTAGTGTTTTTTGTCTTAGCTCAGTCGAGAGCCCATATATATTGCGTTTCTATTAGAGCTGGCCGGCACTACATTTTGGTTTGTTAACACTAGGCGACTATGTCGTCGTTTAGCATGCACCCGTCGGTTTAATGAGCTGATATTTAGTGTTTGAATGCGCTTTAATGCTAGCGCATTCATTTTGATTGATTTAAGACTCACTCATAATCAGCTTTATGGTCTCTAAACCTTTTCGTAAGCTGCTTTCATCAGTGGCGTAGTTGATGCGAATACACTCATGTTTATGTGCCCAGTTGTCTTCAATACCAATGAAAAAGTTGTGCCCAGGAATAATATAAACGTCTTTTTCTTTCAAACGTTGATACAGTGTTTCCGCACTTATTTTGGCATCTTTAAACCACAGCCACATAAAAAATGCGCCTTCTACCTTGTGCAAGTAAACTGGCATATCAGCAAAAACTTCGTTGAAAAGAGCAATCGCCGTGTACGATTTATCACGGTAATAAGGCTTAACGACATTTCTACACAGTTTGAGTAACTCTTTATCTTTTATCATTCGCGTCAGCAACGTTGGACCTAAGCTGTTAGGTGTTAAAATCATGCTGCCGTTGATACGACCAAGGGCTTGTACAATATCTTTATTGGCGATGACAATACCGGTGCGTAAGCCGGCTAAACCTAATTTTGATAAAGACATACACAAAATAATATTAGAATGCCAAGTCAGGGTAGCATCGGTGTAAATGCAGCCAGGAAAAGGGTGTCCATAGGCGTTGTCGACAATGAGTGGAATGTTATATTGCTGGGCTAGGGTATCGAGTTGCTTTAACTCTTGGTCGGTGATGACGTTGCCTGTTGGGTTTGTTGGCCTTGATACACAAATTGCACCAATTGAGTGATCTGATTTTAATTTTTCAGCTACGGCGGCAAAATTAACCACATACTTGAACTGTTTTGATTGGTTTTCAGTGTCTAAA includes the following:
- a CDS encoding valine--pyruvate transaminase yields the protein MNLTKFGSKFTRPNGISQLMEDLGNAKNSKNPDIIMLGGGNPAVIPEVNEVFVNELQQLVSSAQVDKVIGLYDHPQGNEEFRVVLANKLNENYAWDIDENNISLSNGSQANFFVLFNLFAGEMPDGSHKKILFPLAPEYVGYADQGLSEDMFIAIKPDIEILDTENQSKQFKYVVNFAAVAEKLKSDHSIGAICVSRPTNPTGNVITDQELKQLDTLAQQYNIPLIVDNAYGHPFPGCIYTDATLTWHSNIILCMSLSKLGLAGLRTGIVIANKDIVQALGRINGSMILTPNSLGPTLLTRMIKDKELLKLCRNVVKPYYRDKSYTAIALFNEVFADMPVYLHKVEGAFFMWLWFKDAKISAETLYQRLKEKDVYIIPGHNFFIGIEDNWAHKHECIRINYATDESSLRKGLETIKLIMSES
- a CDS encoding PhzF family phenazine biosynthesis protein, which encodes MKLKINVIDAFAEATFKGNPAAVIITEQWLPRELMQAIAIENNLSETAFVKKIAQQHYEIRWFSPITEIDFCGHATLAASFVIFAQENSSIKEINFFAKAVGDLTVVEKSNGYIQMSFPNKLPEIVQDIPAALLNGLSITPAHVLLNNQAYFAVYEHENEVLNVEQNSELIKQLAPYDVVVTAPASEYDFISRYFWPANGGEEDPVTGSIHAGLAPYWAEKLNKHELVAYQASKRGGKLMCCVEGDKVYISGKAIQYLAGTIQV